Proteins found in one Azospirillum thermophilum genomic segment:
- a CDS encoding NAD-dependent epimerase/dehydratase family protein translates to MRVFVSGHHGYIGAALVRLLRRAGHEVAGADMYLYDDCTYGAPDAPLVTGIRKDIRELEASDLAGFDAVMHLAGLCNDPLGDLMPEVTLEINHEATTRLARLARQAGVTRFIFSSTCSVYGAAGEDWVSEESQPRPVTPYAVSKLRAEEDLRRLATDDFSPVFLRSATAYGLSPRIRFDLVVNNLTAYAVAKGQVLLKSNGMAWRPLVHIEDISRAFVAALEAPRDTVHCEVFNVGVTTENYLVREIAELVEEAVPGARIAYMDKSDADRRSYRVDCSKIASKLPRFRPQWSVPRGILELYESFSNVGLTVEDFEGPKYQRLAHLKTLMSEGLVDERLRWAPPVAPVFPAGPLI, encoded by the coding sequence ATGCGCGTTTTCGTCTCGGGTCACCATGGCTATATCGGTGCCGCCCTCGTCCGTCTGCTCCGCCGGGCAGGGCATGAGGTGGCCGGCGCCGACATGTATCTCTATGACGACTGCACCTACGGGGCGCCCGACGCGCCGCTGGTGACCGGCATCCGCAAGGACATCCGCGAACTGGAGGCCTCCGACCTCGCGGGCTTCGACGCGGTGATGCATCTGGCCGGCCTGTGCAACGATCCCCTCGGCGACCTGATGCCGGAGGTGACGCTGGAGATCAACCACGAGGCGACGACCCGGCTGGCCCGGCTGGCCCGGCAGGCCGGCGTGACGCGCTTCATCTTCTCCTCGACCTGCAGCGTCTACGGTGCGGCCGGCGAGGACTGGGTGAGCGAGGAGTCCCAGCCCCGTCCGGTCACTCCCTACGCCGTGTCGAAGCTGCGGGCGGAGGAGGATCTGCGGCGTCTGGCGACCGACGACTTCTCGCCGGTCTTCCTGCGTTCGGCCACCGCCTACGGCCTGTCGCCGCGCATCCGCTTCGATCTGGTGGTCAACAACCTGACCGCCTATGCCGTGGCCAAGGGGCAGGTGCTGCTGAAGAGCAACGGCATGGCCTGGCGCCCGCTGGTCCATATCGAGGACATCAGCCGCGCCTTCGTCGCCGCTCTGGAGGCGCCGCGCGACACCGTGCATTGCGAGGTCTTCAACGTCGGCGTCACCACCGAGAACTATCTGGTCCGCGAGATCGCCGAGCTGGTGGAGGAGGCGGTTCCCGGCGCCCGCATCGCCTATATGGACAAGTCCGACGCCGACCGCCGCAGCTACCGCGTCGACTGCTCGAAGATCGCCTCGAAGCTGCCGCGCTTCCGTCCGCAGTGGAGCGTTCCGCGCGGCATCCTGGAGCTCTATGAGAGCTTCTCCAACGTCGGGCTGACCGTGGAGGATTTCGAGGGGCCGAAGTACCAGCGCCTCGCCCATCTCAAGACCCTGATGTCCGAAGGGCTGGTGGACGAGCGGCTGCGCTGGGCTCCGCCCGTGGCGCCCGTCTTCCCCGCCGGTCCGCTGATCTGA